A section of the Felis catus isolate Fca126 chromosome B2, F.catus_Fca126_mat1.0, whole genome shotgun sequence genome encodes:
- the PKIB gene encoding cAMP-dependent protein kinase inhibitor beta isoform X1, with amino-acid sequence MRTDSSKMTDVEPVVNNFASSARTGRRNAVPDIQGSAGTGGISELPLRLEALSMEEDVKKKDEETTQCQLEKPPKEEK; translated from the exons ATGAGGACAGATTCATCGAAAATGACTGATGTGGAGCCCGTGGTCAACAATTTTGCATCTTCAGCAAGGACAGGCCGCCGGAATGCGGTGCCAGACATCCAGGGCTCAGCGGGGACAGGTGGAATCTCGGAGTTGCCCCTCAGACTGGAGGCCCTCTCCATGGAGGAAG atgtaaaaaagaaagatgaagaaacaacACAATGCCAATTGGAAAAgcccccaaaagaagaaaaatga